In Mycobacteriales bacterium, a single genomic region encodes these proteins:
- the def gene encoding peptide deformylase: MAERAIRLWGDPILRTPCDEVTGFDDAIAALCADLLDTVTARDGRAGLAANQIGVGLRAFSWYVDGRAGVIVNPRLVELAGEQDGPEGCLSLPGLWFDLRRAERAVVEGQDAVGRPLRVEGSGLLARAFQHECGHLDGELFIDRLEGDARREALRAARAL, translated from the coding sequence ATGGCGGAACGCGCGATCAGGCTGTGGGGCGATCCGATCCTTCGCACCCCCTGCGACGAGGTGACCGGCTTCGACGACGCGATCGCCGCGCTCTGCGCCGACCTGCTCGACACGGTCACCGCACGGGACGGGCGGGCGGGGCTGGCGGCCAACCAGATCGGCGTCGGGCTGCGTGCCTTCAGCTGGTACGTCGACGGGCGGGCCGGCGTCATCGTCAACCCGCGGCTGGTCGAGCTGGCCGGCGAGCAGGACGGACCGGAGGGCTGCCTGTCGCTGCCCGGGCTGTGGTTCGACCTCCGCCGGGCGGAGCGAGCGGTGGTCGAGGGTCAGGATGCGGTGGGACGACCGCTACGGGTCGAAGGCAGCGGCCTGCTCGCCCGTGCGTTCCAGCACGAGTGCGGGCATCTCGACGGCGAGCTGTTCATCGACCGGCTCGAGGGTGACGCCCGGCGCGAGGCGCTGCGCGCGGCACGCGCGTTGTGA
- a CDS encoding ABC transporter ATP-binding protein, with product MPERVLDIKGLKTHIQLSSALVRAVDGIDLHLDAGETLGLVGESGCGKSMTGLSIMRLLPPGGSIVEGTVDFDGRDLAALSQDEMRNVRGNDIAMVFQDSLTALNPTKTIGYQVAEPAWLHRGLSRKEGLDRAAQVLDMVGIPRPRERLDDYPHQLSGGLRQRVLIAMSLVCEPKVLIADEPTTALDVTIQAQILRLLDRLKEELGMAVLLITHDMGVVAGRADRINVMYAGKMIEATSTRNLFEHMHHPYTQALLGSIPQLDQDANAVLFSIPGLPPDLADPPDGCRFAPRCHLATDRCRTDEPLLLADTPDHKYACHHPVDGPAERPVAALGAARAFTTNGAEPLLQIRELVKEFPVGNTLLPAKYRESVKAVSGVSVTVRAGETFGLVGESGCGKTTLGRLIVALDRPNQGELLLNGDDISKMRRRGLRRRRRDLQMMFQDPYASLDPRMRVGTILAEPLVIQGVGSRSSRRKRIAEMLNEVGLPQNAVDRFPHEFSGGQRQRIGLARALMLNPAVIVADEPVSALDVSIRSQVLNLMKRLQAEHNLTYVVISHDLAVVKYLSDRIGVMYLGRLVETGSGDDIYNHPVHPYTAGLLTAIPIPDPTVERAKDDVGVRGELPSPINPPSGCRFRTRCPRAQQRCADEVPLLRPFGPGHLAACHFPLEPPTEDAATELAATA from the coding sequence GTGCCCGAACGCGTCCTCGACATCAAGGGCCTGAAGACCCACATCCAGCTCTCCTCGGCGCTGGTTCGCGCCGTGGACGGGATCGATCTGCACCTCGACGCGGGCGAGACCCTAGGCCTGGTCGGCGAGTCCGGCTGCGGCAAGTCGATGACCGGGCTGTCGATCATGCGGCTGCTGCCGCCCGGCGGGAGCATCGTCGAGGGCACTGTCGATTTCGACGGTCGCGACCTCGCGGCGCTGTCGCAGGACGAGATGCGCAACGTGCGTGGCAACGACATCGCGATGGTCTTCCAGGACTCGCTGACCGCGCTCAACCCGACCAAGACGATCGGCTACCAGGTCGCCGAGCCGGCCTGGCTGCATCGGGGGCTGAGCCGCAAGGAAGGCCTCGACCGCGCCGCGCAGGTCCTCGACATGGTCGGCATCCCGCGCCCGCGGGAGCGGCTGGACGACTACCCGCACCAGCTCTCCGGCGGCCTGCGCCAGCGGGTCCTGATCGCGATGTCCCTGGTGTGCGAGCCCAAGGTGCTGATCGCGGACGAGCCGACGACTGCGCTCGACGTGACCATCCAGGCGCAGATCCTGCGGTTGCTGGACCGGCTCAAGGAAGAGCTCGGCATGGCGGTCCTGCTGATCACCCACGACATGGGGGTCGTGGCCGGGCGGGCGGACCGGATCAACGTGATGTACGCCGGCAAGATGATCGAGGCGACCTCGACCCGCAACCTGTTCGAGCACATGCACCACCCGTACACGCAGGCCCTGCTCGGCTCGATCCCGCAGCTCGACCAGGACGCCAACGCCGTACTGTTCTCGATTCCCGGGCTGCCGCCGGATCTCGCCGACCCGCCGGACGGCTGCCGGTTCGCCCCGCGCTGCCATCTTGCGACGGACCGCTGCCGCACCGACGAGCCGTTGCTCCTCGCCGACACGCCGGACCACAAGTACGCCTGCCACCACCCGGTCGACGGGCCGGCCGAGCGGCCGGTCGCCGCGCTGGGTGCGGCACGTGCCTTCACGACCAACGGCGCCGAGCCGCTGCTGCAGATCCGCGAGCTGGTCAAGGAGTTCCCGGTCGGCAACACCCTGCTTCCGGCGAAGTACCGGGAGTCGGTGAAGGCGGTGTCCGGCGTCTCGGTCACGGTCCGGGCCGGCGAGACCTTCGGCTTGGTGGGCGAGTCCGGCTGCGGGAAGACCACGCTCGGCCGGCTGATCGTCGCTCTCGACCGGCCCAACCAGGGCGAGCTGTTGCTCAACGGTGACGACATCTCGAAGATGCGCCGGCGCGGGTTGCGCCGCCGCCGTCGGGACCTGCAGATGATGTTCCAGGACCCGTACGCCTCGCTCGACCCGCGGATGCGGGTCGGCACGATCCTCGCTGAGCCGCTGGTGATCCAGGGCGTCGGGAGCCGCTCGAGCCGGCGCAAGCGGATCGCGGAGATGCTCAACGAGGTCGGCCTGCCGCAGAACGCGGTGGACCGCTTTCCGCACGAGTTCTCCGGCGGCCAGCGGCAGCGGATCGGGCTGGCGCGCGCGTTGATGCTCAACCCCGCCGTGATCGTCGCGGACGAGCCGGTGAGCGCGCTGGACGTCTCGATCCGGTCGCAGGTGCTCAACCTGATGAAGCGCCTGCAGGCCGAGCACAACCTGACCTACGTCGTCATCTCGCACGACCTCGCGGTGGTGAAGTACCTGTCCGACCGGATCGGCGTCATGTACCTCGGGCGGCTGGTCGAGACCGGAAGCGGCGACGACATCTACAACCACCCCGTGCACCCCTACACCGCCGGCTTGCTCACCGCGATCCCGATTCCGGATCCGACGGTGGAGCGGGCGAAGGACGACGTCGGCGTCCGGGGCGAGCTGCCCAGCCCGATCAACCCGCCGTCCGGCTGCCGGTTCCGCACCCGTTGCCCCCGCGCGCAGCAGCGGTGCGCGGACGAGGTGCCCTTGCTGCGACCGTTCGGGCCCGGGCACCTCGCGGCCTGCCACTTCCCGCTCGAGCCGCCGACCGAGGACGCCGCGACCGAGCTGGCTGCCACCGCCTGA
- a CDS encoding ABC transporter permease, translating to MTNLIPGMPSRNRERLEALEPLLGPADAGEVYEQGSGFKITLKAFAENRLALVGIGLVVFFLLFSFVGPHLYHSNQISGNLGANDLPPGKGHPLGTDDNGFDELGRIMKGGQAALEIGLLTALIATVIGTLWGAVAGLVGGWIDGLMMRIVDVGLSIPTLFVVLIISARYSATVISLSIIIGVNAWFVPARLVRGEVLTIRERDYVAAARAMGASQSRQIYRHLIPNSLSVVIVNTTFQIADAILTVAFVGYLGFGLHFPQVDWGDQLSNGVNYLGDGYWWQIYPVGICLILTVMAFNFMGDALRDAVDVRMRRR from the coding sequence ATGACCAACCTGATCCCAGGGATGCCGTCGCGCAACCGCGAGCGGCTCGAAGCACTCGAGCCGCTGCTCGGTCCGGCCGACGCCGGCGAGGTCTACGAGCAGGGCAGCGGGTTCAAGATCACCCTGAAAGCGTTCGCGGAGAACCGGCTCGCGCTGGTCGGCATCGGCCTGGTCGTGTTCTTCCTGCTGTTCTCCTTCGTCGGGCCGCACCTCTACCACTCGAACCAGATCTCGGGAAACCTCGGCGCCAACGACCTGCCGCCCGGCAAGGGTCACCCGCTCGGCACCGACGACAACGGCTTCGACGAGCTCGGCCGGATCATGAAGGGCGGCCAGGCCGCTCTGGAGATCGGCCTGCTGACCGCGCTCATCGCGACCGTCATCGGCACGCTGTGGGGCGCGGTCGCCGGTCTGGTCGGGGGCTGGATCGACGGCCTGATGATGCGGATCGTCGACGTCGGCTTGTCGATCCCCACGCTGTTCGTCGTCCTGATCATCTCCGCGCGCTACAGCGCCACGGTGATCAGCCTGTCGATCATCATCGGGGTCAATGCGTGGTTCGTGCCGGCCCGGCTGGTTCGCGGGGAGGTGCTCACGATTCGGGAACGCGACTACGTCGCGGCCGCTCGCGCGATGGGGGCCAGCCAGAGCCGGCAGATCTACCGCCACCTGATTCCAAACTCGCTGTCCGTGGTCATCGTCAACACGACCTTCCAGATCGCGGACGCGATCCTCACTGTTGCCTTCGTCGGCTATCTCGGCTTCGGGCTGCACTTCCCCCAGGTCGACTGGGGCGACCAGCTCTCCAACGGCGTCAACTACCTTGGCGACGGTTACTGGTGGCAGATCTATCCGGTAGGTATCTGTTTGATCCTCACGGTCATGGCGTTCAACTTCATGGGTGACGCGCTGCGCGACGCGGTCGACGTGCGCATGCGGAGGCGCTGA
- a CDS encoding ABC transporter permease, whose amino-acid sequence MISYILRRFVSAVIVVIGIMLVTFTMLHIIAPSPARAVLGIKASPAAIAGFNHEHGYDRPLARQFLTYMNQTVHFNFGYSYKLNQSVTDLFKENAGRSALLSGVSVFLAVLIAVPMGIYQAVKRNSISDYLLTSVSFTLYSMPIFFISLILIDIFALHLHWFPFEASQSTTVIGVLKQPRSMVLPVVSLVALSVAGYSRYMRSSALDNLAQDYIKVARAKGLSERSVLFRHLVRNSSLPMVTLIGLSIPDLLAGNLITEQVFNYPGLGLLFFNSLGTEDYPILLAYTLVGGILVVLGNLIADIALTFTDPRIRLT is encoded by the coding sequence ATGATCTCCTACATCCTGCGCCGGTTCGTCAGCGCCGTCATCGTGGTCATCGGGATCATGCTGGTGACGTTCACGATGCTGCACATCATCGCGCCCTCGCCGGCGCGTGCCGTCCTGGGCATCAAGGCCTCGCCGGCCGCGATCGCCGGCTTCAACCACGAGCACGGCTACGACCGCCCGCTGGCCCGCCAGTTCCTCACCTACATGAACCAGACGGTCCACTTCAACTTCGGGTACTCCTACAAGCTCAACCAGTCGGTCACCGACCTGTTCAAGGAGAACGCAGGTCGCTCGGCGCTGCTGTCCGGAGTCTCCGTGTTCCTCGCGGTCCTGATCGCCGTGCCGATGGGTATCTACCAGGCCGTCAAGCGCAACTCGATCTCCGACTACCTCTTGACGAGCGTCAGCTTCACGCTCTACTCGATGCCGATCTTCTTCATCTCGCTGATCCTGATCGACATCTTCGCTCTGCACCTGCACTGGTTCCCGTTCGAGGCGAGCCAGTCGACGACGGTCATCGGCGTCCTCAAACAACCCCGGTCGATGGTCCTGCCGGTCGTATCACTCGTTGCGCTCTCCGTCGCCGGCTACTCGCGATACATGCGCTCCTCGGCGCTGGACAACCTGGCCCAGGACTACATCAAGGTGGCCCGGGCCAAGGGCCTGTCGGAGCGGTCCGTGCTGTTCCGGCACCTGGTCCGCAACTCGAGCCTGCCGATGGTCACCCTGATCGGCCTCTCGATCCCCGACCTGCTGGCCGGCAACCTGATCACGGAGCAGGTGTTCAACTATCCGGGGCTCGGGCTGCTGTTCTTCAACAGTCTCGGCACGGAGGACTACCCGATCCTGCTCGCCTACACGCTGGTCGGCGGCATCCTGGTCGTGCTCGGCAACCTGATCGCCGACATCGCACTTACGTTCACCGACCCACGGATCCGGCTGACATGA
- a CDS encoding ABC transporter substrate-binding protein, with protein sequence MKRSILRRCQLPFIAAVSSVLVLAACGSSSSGGNKPSGGSSSGNTSTTAGEYGSLPNQTGTPKPGGTITYGIEAGSQPTYIMPITPGANSSVYNAEFQYLLWRPLYWTPQGNRPIIDPTLSLASLPVYSNGNKTITINMKQNYKWSDGKPVDAQDVLFFLKELAAAVHENAANFGNYTKGNLPDNIASMSAPSQFQVVLHLTKAYNPNWYTETQLNVISPLPSTVWNVASAGGKHLNFNNPANAKKIYDYLNAQSKKVSTYASNPLWQDVDGPFKLTQFNPTTDANTMVPNATYGGQKPVFSTLKAEYFASSTAEFNAMLAGKLNEGEVPSDSLPQVPKLKAEGYNVYGYPDLGFDYIVFNFKDQTDHWANLVGQLYFRQAMAHLENQVAVIHGAYHGAAAQAYGPVPAVPATAYVPSNAATNPYPYSTSAASQLLSSHGWHVVPNGTTTCQNPGSGPNQCGAGIPKGQKISITIPYTNDPPVAGQETTQLASAAKQVGININPVAKTFNYIIDNYDDPSAPQNDNKWQMENFGGFSMDIYPTTDEIFNTKGSFNEGGYSSPQADQLIKNSEYSSDPNAVQKEAQYLTSNLPAIFTPNEDRIYAWKGVSGPPDSFADLTQFAFTPEFWFVTGK encoded by the coding sequence ATGAAGCGATCGATTCTGCGACGTTGCCAGCTGCCGTTCATCGCGGCCGTGAGCAGCGTGCTCGTGCTCGCCGCGTGCGGCTCGAGCTCATCGGGGGGCAACAAGCCGAGCGGCGGCAGCAGCTCTGGCAACACCAGCACGACGGCAGGGGAGTACGGCAGCCTGCCGAACCAGACCGGCACGCCCAAGCCGGGCGGCACGATCACCTACGGCATCGAGGCCGGCTCGCAGCCGACGTACATCATGCCGATCACGCCGGGCGCGAACTCCTCGGTCTACAACGCCGAGTTCCAGTACCTGCTCTGGCGGCCGCTGTACTGGACCCCGCAGGGCAACCGGCCGATCATCGACCCGACGCTGTCGCTGGCCTCGCTGCCGGTCTACTCCAACGGCAACAAGACGATCACGATCAACATGAAGCAGAACTACAAGTGGTCAGACGGCAAGCCGGTCGACGCGCAGGACGTGCTGTTCTTCCTCAAGGAGCTCGCCGCCGCGGTGCACGAGAACGCCGCGAACTTCGGCAACTACACCAAGGGCAACCTTCCGGACAACATCGCCAGCATGTCCGCGCCGAGCCAGTTCCAGGTGGTCCTGCACCTGACCAAGGCCTACAACCCGAACTGGTACACCGAGACCCAGCTCAACGTGATCTCGCCGCTCCCGTCCACCGTCTGGAACGTGGCATCGGCCGGCGGGAAGCACTTGAACTTCAACAACCCGGCCAACGCCAAGAAGATCTACGACTACCTCAACGCGCAGTCGAAGAAGGTCTCGACCTACGCGAGCAACCCGTTGTGGCAGGACGTCGACGGCCCGTTCAAGCTGACCCAGTTCAACCCGACCACGGATGCCAACACGATGGTTCCGAACGCGACGTACGGCGGTCAGAAGCCGGTCTTCAGCACCCTCAAGGCCGAGTACTTCGCATCATCGACCGCGGAGTTCAACGCGATGCTGGCCGGCAAGCTCAACGAGGGCGAGGTTCCGTCCGACAGCCTGCCGCAGGTTCCGAAGCTGAAGGCTGAGGGCTACAACGTCTACGGCTACCCGGACCTGGGCTTCGACTACATCGTGTTCAACTTCAAGGACCAGACCGACCACTGGGCCAACCTCGTCGGCCAGCTGTACTTCCGGCAGGCGATGGCGCACCTGGAGAACCAGGTGGCGGTCATCCACGGCGCCTACCACGGCGCCGCGGCCCAGGCCTACGGTCCGGTCCCCGCGGTGCCCGCGACGGCATACGTGCCGTCGAACGCGGCCACCAACCCGTACCCGTACAGCACCTCGGCGGCCAGCCAGCTGCTGAGCTCGCACGGCTGGCACGTGGTGCCGAACGGCACGACGACCTGCCAGAACCCGGGCAGCGGGCCCAACCAGTGCGGCGCCGGCATCCCGAAGGGGCAGAAGATCTCGATCACGATCCCCTACACCAACGACCCGCCGGTCGCCGGCCAGGAGACCACCCAGCTCGCCTCGGCGGCCAAGCAGGTCGGGATCAACATCAACCCGGTGGCGAAGACGTTCAACTACATCATCGACAACTACGACGACCCGTCCGCGCCGCAGAACGACAACAAGTGGCAGATGGAGAACTTCGGCGGGTTCAGCATGGACATCTACCCGACCACCGACGAGATCTTCAACACCAAGGGCTCGTTCAACGAGGGCGGCTACAGCAGCCCGCAGGCGGACCAGCTGATCAAGAACTCGGAGTACTCCAGCGACCCGAATGCCGTGCAGAAGGAAGCGCAGTACCTCACCAGCAACCTGCCCGCGATCTTCACCCCGAACGAGGACCGGATCTACGCCTGGAAGGGAGTCTCCGGCCCGCCGGACTCCTTCGCCGACCTGACCCAGTTCGCGTTCACGCCCGAGTTCTGGTTCGTGACCGGCAAGTAG
- a CDS encoding ABC transporter substrate-binding protein, whose product MTRPRPRSLARPLFVAVVVALVLAACSSGSSGGKGGSSTGPGNTSTTAGAYGTLPAESGTPTTGGTISYPIIAGSQPTYIGPVYPGSAWTVYNYDFEILLYRPLYWESVGNRPVMNYSLSLAPAPTYSDGDKTVTINLYKTYKWSNGQPVDAQDMIFFIDEVRAAVKENASNWGPYTPGNFPDDVVSMSAPSKFTLVLHLDQAYNPSWFTDTQLINITPMPSTAWNVARQGGPHLDYSNPANAKKIFDYLNAAAKKLSTYATNPLWQDVDGPFKLTQFNPTTDANTMVPNPNYGGPQKARFSELKAEYFASSTAEFNAMLAGKLTQGDVTADEIPQVPRLKAEGYNVYGYPDLGFSYAVFNFADKTNHWNSIIAQLYIRQALAHLSDQTAIIHGAYKDAAAPAYGPVPAIPATAYVPSNASTNPYPYSVADAKNLLASHGWHVVPNGTTTCQNPGSGPTQCGAGIPMGQNLNFTDYYVNDPAAAGQETTQWASAARQVGININPVAKTFNFIVDQYDDPVAPQNNNKWQVENFGGYTENPYPTTDTIFNKGSGNEGEYNNPEADRLIRASKYSSNPNAVRAEAAFITKDLPGIFLPNQDLIFAWKGISGPPDSFSNLTQYEFSPEYWYLTK is encoded by the coding sequence ATGACGCGCCCTCGCCCACGCTCGCTCGCCCGCCCGCTGTTCGTCGCCGTCGTGGTGGCTCTCGTGCTCGCCGCTTGCAGTTCGGGGTCCTCCGGCGGCAAGGGTGGCTCGAGCACCGGCCCGGGCAACACGAGCACGACAGCGGGCGCCTACGGCACCTTGCCGGCCGAGTCGGGTACGCCGACCACGGGCGGGACGATCAGCTACCCGATCATCGCCGGTTCGCAGCCCACCTACATCGGACCGGTCTACCCGGGATCGGCGTGGACGGTCTACAACTACGACTTCGAGATCCTGCTCTACCGGCCGTTGTACTGGGAGAGCGTCGGCAATCGGCCGGTCATGAACTACTCGCTGTCGCTCGCGCCGGCGCCGACGTACTCCGACGGGGACAAGACCGTCACGATCAACCTGTACAAGACCTACAAGTGGAGCAACGGCCAGCCGGTCGACGCTCAGGACATGATCTTCTTCATCGACGAGGTCCGCGCCGCGGTCAAGGAGAACGCGTCGAACTGGGGTCCGTACACCCCCGGCAACTTCCCGGACGACGTCGTGAGCATGTCCGCGCCGAGCAAGTTCACGCTCGTGCTGCACCTGGACCAGGCCTACAACCCGAGCTGGTTCACCGACACGCAGCTGATCAACATCACGCCGATGCCGTCGACGGCCTGGAACGTCGCGCGCCAAGGCGGCCCGCACCTCGACTACAGCAACCCGGCCAACGCCAAGAAGATCTTCGACTACCTCAACGCGGCCGCCAAGAAGCTCTCGACCTATGCCACCAACCCGCTGTGGCAGGACGTGGACGGCCCGTTCAAGCTCACCCAGTTCAACCCGACGACCGACGCGAACACGATGGTTCCGAACCCGAACTACGGGGGTCCGCAGAAGGCCCGGTTCTCCGAGCTGAAGGCGGAGTACTTCGCGTCCTCAACCGCCGAGTTCAACGCGATGCTGGCCGGCAAGCTCACCCAGGGCGACGTCACCGCCGACGAGATCCCGCAGGTGCCGCGGCTGAAGGCGGAAGGTTACAACGTCTACGGCTATCCCGACCTCGGCTTCTCCTACGCGGTCTTCAACTTCGCCGACAAGACCAACCACTGGAACAGCATCATCGCCCAGCTCTACATCCGGCAGGCCCTGGCACATCTGTCGGACCAGACCGCGATCATCCACGGGGCATATAAGGACGCCGCCGCGCCGGCGTACGGTCCCGTCCCCGCGATCCCGGCGACGGCCTACGTGCCGTCGAACGCGTCGACCAATCCTTACCCCTACAGCGTGGCTGACGCGAAGAACCTGCTCGCCTCGCACGGCTGGCACGTGGTGCCGAACGGTACGACGACCTGCCAGAACCCGGGCAGCGGCCCGACCCAGTGCGGTGCCGGAATCCCCATGGGCCAGAACCTCAACTTCACCGACTACTACGTCAATGATCCCGCCGCCGCCGGCCAGGAGACCACGCAGTGGGCCTCGGCCGCCCGCCAGGTCGGGATCAACATCAACCCGGTGGCGAAGACCTTCAACTTCATCGTCGACCAGTACGACGACCCGGTCGCGCCGCAGAACAACAACAAGTGGCAGGTCGAGAACTTCGGCGGCTACACCGAGAACCCGTACCCGACGACCGACACCATCTTCAACAAGGGCAGCGGCAACGAGGGCGAGTACAACAATCCCGAGGCGGACCGGCTGATCAGGGCCTCGAAGTACAGCAGCAACCCGAACGCGGTGCGCGCCGAGGCGGCCTTCATCACCAAGGACCTGCCGGGCATCTTCCTGCCCAACCAGGACCTGATCTTCGCCTGGAAGGGGATCTCGGGCCCGCCGGACTCCTTCTCCAACCTCACCCAGTACGAGTTCTCGCCCGAGTACTGGTACCTCACCAAGTAG
- the gatA gene encoding Asp-tRNA(Asn)/Glu-tRNA(Gln) amidotransferase subunit GatA: MTDLTRMTAAELARAVANREASALEVTQAHLDRIADVDGDYHAFLHVDAEGALAQARAVDAGECSGPLAGVPLALKDIVVTRGVPTTAGSRILEGWVPPYDATIVERMRAAGIVILGKTNLDEFAMGSSTEHSAFGPSRNPWDLSRTPGGSGGGSSAAVAGHLAPLGVGTDTGGSIRQPASVTGTVGAKPTYGGVSRYGLVAFSSSLDQAGPCARNVLDAALLHEVLAGHDPRDSTSIDAPVPPVVEAARSGDIAGLRVGVVREFAGEGYQPGVTARFGEAVDLLTSLGAKVEEVSCPHFDYALPAYYLIAPAEASSNLARYDAMRYGLRVGDDGEASAEQVMSVTRAAGFGAEVKRRVILGTYALSAGYYDAYYGQAQKVRTLITRDFEAAFGQVDVLVSPTTPTTAFTLGERIDDPLAMYLADLCTIPSNLYGGPAISVPCGLSDDGLPVGLQVMAPVLADDRIYRVAAAVERALGSDQILDKITTR; the protein is encoded by the coding sequence ATGACCGACCTCACGCGGATGACCGCCGCCGAGCTCGCCCGGGCGGTCGCGAACCGCGAGGCTTCCGCGCTCGAGGTCACGCAGGCGCACCTCGACCGGATCGCAGACGTCGACGGCGACTACCACGCGTTCCTTCACGTCGACGCCGAAGGAGCGCTGGCGCAGGCACGGGCGGTCGATGCCGGCGAATGCTCCGGGCCGCTCGCCGGGGTGCCGCTCGCCCTCAAGGACATCGTCGTGACCCGCGGGGTCCCGACCACGGCCGGCTCGCGGATCCTCGAGGGCTGGGTCCCGCCGTACGACGCGACGATCGTCGAGCGGATGCGAGCGGCCGGGATCGTCATCCTCGGCAAGACCAATCTCGACGAGTTCGCGATGGGCAGCTCGACCGAGCACTCCGCCTTCGGGCCGTCGCGTAACCCCTGGGACCTCAGCCGGACCCCGGGCGGATCCGGTGGCGGCTCGAGCGCGGCGGTCGCGGGTCATCTGGCGCCGCTCGGCGTCGGCACGGACACCGGCGGCTCGATCCGCCAGCCGGCATCGGTCACCGGCACGGTCGGGGCGAAGCCGACCTACGGCGGGGTCTCGAGGTACGGGCTGGTGGCGTTCAGCTCCTCGCTCGACCAGGCCGGGCCGTGCGCACGGAACGTGCTCGACGCCGCGCTCCTGCACGAGGTCCTGGCCGGCCACGACCCGCGGGACTCGACCTCGATCGATGCGCCGGTCCCTCCGGTCGTCGAGGCCGCGCGGTCCGGCGACATCGCCGGCTTGCGGGTCGGGGTGGTCAGGGAGTTCGCGGGCGAGGGCTACCAGCCGGGGGTCACCGCCCGATTCGGCGAGGCGGTCGACCTGCTGACGAGCCTCGGCGCGAAGGTCGAGGAGGTGTCCTGCCCGCACTTCGACTACGCGCTGCCGGCGTACTACCTGATCGCGCCGGCAGAAGCGTCGAGCAACCTGGCCCGGTACGACGCCATGCGCTACGGCCTCCGGGTCGGCGACGACGGAGAGGCGTCGGCCGAACAGGTCATGTCGGTCACCCGGGCGGCGGGGTTCGGCGCGGAGGTCAAGCGCCGGGTGATCCTCGGCACCTATGCGCTCTCGGCCGGGTACTACGACGCCTACTACGGCCAGGCGCAGAAGGTGCGCACGCTGATCACCCGTGACTTCGAGGCCGCGTTCGGGCAGGTCGACGTCCTGGTGTCGCCCACCACGCCGACCACCGCCTTCACCCTCGGCGAGCGGATCGACGACCCGCTGGCGATGTATCTCGCCGACCTGTGCACGATCCCGTCGAACCTCTACGGCGGCCCGGCCATCTCGGTCCCCTGCGGGTTGTCCGATGACGGCCTTCCGGTCGGCCTGCAGGTCATGGCGCCGGTGCTCGCCGACGACCGGATCTACCGGGTGGCGGCCGCGGTCGAGCGGGCGCTCGGATCCGACCAAATCCTCGACAAGATCACGACTCGGTAG
- the gatC gene encoding Asp-tRNA(Asn)/Glu-tRNA(Gln) amidotransferase subunit GatC, giving the protein MPDISRSDVAHLAKLARIALDDRELDAMASQLEVILDAVSRVQEVAAADIPPTSHAVPVVNVLRADLPAPCLTPAEALAAAPASEDDRFRVPRILDDEQ; this is encoded by the coding sequence GTGCCCGACATCTCGCGATCCGACGTCGCGCACCTCGCGAAGCTCGCTCGGATCGCCCTCGACGACCGCGAGCTCGATGCGATGGCGAGCCAGCTCGAGGTGATTCTGGACGCCGTGAGCCGGGTGCAGGAGGTCGCCGCGGCCGACATCCCGCCGACCTCGCACGCCGTGCCGGTGGTCAACGTGCTCCGCGCCGACCTGCCCGCTCCCTGCCTGACACCGGCCGAGGCGCTGGCTGCGGCGCCCGCGAGCGAGGACGACCGCTTCCGAGTGCCGAGGATCCTGGACGACGAGCAATGA